A window of the Gemmatirosa kalamazoonensis genome harbors these coding sequences:
- a CDS encoding GGDEF domain-containing response regulator gives MASETRAAGARILVVDDDAAVRQSVAWVLEEYGYEVVAVPGGGGLLEQLDGDGRPPDLLLLDILMPDADGVQLLERVKSDERWRDVPVLMLSSVPPEEATVRTLGLGAADFIRKPFRGRELVARVQAQLRAGAMLRATRESLLRAEEELRRARDDAESRRRLVDILHEVTSDIAAHEVYHVLARRVARALAVSHCSVILARPGDTRGVVASAFESPKHQNASVELDDFPEVRRALETGEPVLVEDVATHALYADGRQALGLDRTEVPVRSSIALPFAIEGGQAGVFLLRRTREQPPLGREDVAFAEAVISAAVSAVQRAQVIETTRADNARLAQLATTDPLTALLNRRALTERLTREMERALRNDSSVALLLIDLDHFKRVNDTHGHLVGDAVLRDVAELLISGVRGSDFVGRFGGEEFLVVLPDTDDDGAAAFAERIRERVEAHSFAGRDGAPPLHMTASIGVATFPAALIESVEDLFARADAALYRAKAEGRNRVRA, from the coding sequence GTGGCCTCTGAGACTCGCGCGGCCGGCGCGCGCATCCTCGTCGTCGACGACGACGCGGCGGTGCGCCAGAGCGTCGCGTGGGTGCTCGAGGAGTACGGCTACGAGGTCGTCGCGGTGCCGGGCGGTGGCGGGCTGCTGGAGCAGCTCGACGGTGACGGGCGCCCGCCCGACCTGCTGCTGCTCGACATCCTCATGCCCGACGCCGACGGCGTGCAGCTGCTGGAGCGGGTGAAGAGCGACGAGCGGTGGCGCGACGTGCCGGTGCTCATGCTCTCCTCGGTGCCACCGGAGGAGGCCACGGTGCGCACGTTAGGCCTCGGCGCGGCGGACTTCATCCGCAAGCCGTTCCGCGGCCGCGAGCTCGTCGCGCGCGTGCAGGCGCAGCTCCGCGCCGGCGCCATGCTGCGCGCCACGCGCGAGTCGCTGCTGCGCGCGGAAGAAGAGCTGCGCCGCGCGCGCGACGACGCGGAGAGCCGGCGCCGCCTCGTCGACATCCTGCACGAGGTCACGAGCGACATCGCGGCGCACGAGGTCTATCACGTGCTCGCGCGCCGCGTGGCGCGCGCGCTCGCCGTCTCGCACTGCTCGGTGATCCTCGCCCGTCCAGGCGACACGCGCGGCGTGGTGGCGAGCGCGTTCGAGAGCCCGAAGCACCAGAACGCCTCCGTGGAGCTCGACGACTTCCCGGAGGTGCGGCGCGCGCTGGAGACCGGCGAGCCGGTGCTCGTCGAGGACGTCGCCACGCACGCGCTCTACGCCGACGGCCGCCAGGCCCTCGGCCTCGACCGCACCGAGGTGCCCGTGCGCAGCTCGATCGCGCTGCCATTCGCGATCGAGGGGGGACAGGCGGGCGTGTTCCTGCTGCGCCGCACGCGCGAGCAGCCGCCGTTAGGCCGCGAGGACGTGGCGTTCGCCGAGGCCGTGATCAGCGCGGCGGTGTCCGCGGTGCAGCGCGCGCAGGTGATCGAGACGACGCGCGCCGACAACGCGCGTCTCGCGCAGCTCGCGACGACCGACCCGCTCACCGCGCTGCTGAACCGGCGCGCGCTCACCGAGCGGCTGACGCGCGAGATGGAGCGCGCGCTGCGCAACGACAGCTCGGTCGCGCTGCTGCTGATCGACCTCGATCACTTCAAGCGGGTGAACGACACGCACGGCCACCTCGTGGGCGACGCCGTGCTGCGCGACGTGGCCGAGCTGCTCATCTCCGGCGTACGGGGCAGCGACTTCGTGGGGCGGTTCGGCGGCGAGGAGTTCCTCGTCGTGCTCCCCGACACCGACGACGACGGCGCGGCGGCGTTCGCCGAGCGGATCCGCGAGCGCGTCGAGGCCCACTCGTTCGCCGGCCGCGACGGCGCGCCGCCGCTGCACATGACGGCGAGCATCGGCGTCGCCACGTTCCCCGCCGCGCTCATCGAGAGCGTCGAGGACCTGTTCGCGCGGGCGGACGCTGCCCTGTACCGGGCGAAGGCGGAAGGGAGAAACCGCGTCAGAGCGTGA
- a CDS encoding CoA-binding protein has translation MTRPGFDASATSAADDWRARLLMRDDQLRALLERTRRIAVLGIKTAETGQPAYYVPRAAQQAGYEIVPVPVYFPDATEILGERVYRRLVDVPGEIDLVNVFRRSRDIPPHVDDIIAAKPKAVWFQSGIRNDEAAERLARAGIDVVQDRCLMIELRFIGR, from the coding sequence ATGACCCGACCTGGCTTCGACGCGAGCGCGACGTCCGCCGCCGACGACTGGCGCGCGCGGCTCCTGATGCGCGACGATCAACTCAGGGCGCTGCTCGAGCGCACGCGGCGCATCGCCGTCCTCGGCATCAAGACCGCGGAGACCGGACAGCCGGCGTACTACGTGCCGCGCGCCGCGCAGCAGGCGGGCTACGAGATCGTGCCGGTGCCCGTGTACTTCCCCGATGCGACGGAGATCCTCGGCGAGCGCGTCTACCGTCGTCTCGTCGACGTGCCGGGGGAGATCGACCTCGTGAACGTGTTCCGCCGGTCGCGCGACATCCCGCCGCACGTCGACGACATCATCGCGGCGAAGCCGAAGGCGGTCTGGTTCCAGTCGGGCATCCGCAACGACGAAGCGGCCGAACGGCTCGCGCGCGCAGGGATCGACGTGGTGCAGGACCGCTGTCTGATGATCGAGCTGCGGTTCATCGGGCGGTGA
- the gyrA gene encoding DNA gyrase subunit A, whose translation MTAPNNRERILPRLIDEEIKESFINYSMSVIVSRALPDVRDGLKPVQRRVLYAMNDLGLTPGRPYKKSATVVGEVLGKYHPHGDSSVYDALVRMVQDFSLRYPLVDGQGNFGSVDGDPAAAYRYTEARLTRVAMEMLADIEKNTVDEAPNFDDRLTEPRVLPSALPNLLVNGSSGIAVGMATNIPPHNLREVVSALHALIDNPELDAAGLRKLIKGPDFPTAGYIYGRQGIKDYIETGRGRIVMRARAVIEEKESSNKSQIVVTELPYQVNKARLVEQIAELVKEQKVDGISALRDESDRDGMRIVIELKRDAIPRVVLNQLYKHSTMQSTFGVIMLALVPDPHTKQLVPKVMPLRDVLQHYVEHRHDVIVRRTQFDLDKALEREHILEGLKIAVDNIDEVIKIIRAAADTAVASERLQKRFKLSERQAEAILNMRLAKLTGLEIDKLEAELKEVRATIADLRGILASRPRRMGILKDELTEVAAKYGDDRRSEITSDEGEFTIEDLIAEEDMVVTISHSGYIKRTPVTTYRRQRRGGRGLSGQDLKDTDFIERLFIASTHDYIMIFTDDGRCFWLKVHEIPQAGRATRGKPIVNLINVTPDTGIRSMVPVREFREDQYLLFCTKQGTVKKTCLSEYGNVRANGVKAIKIERGDELIDVQVTSGTNDIVLATKHGLSIRFHEAEVRDMGRDTTGVKGVELRPQDAVISMVVIKRDATLLVVTEKGMGKVTDIDEYRVQKRGGKGIITVNRTEKTGNVVSLMEVLPEDEIMLITKQGIIIRSAVNEVRNTGRNAQGVRLVNLDANDIVCSVARVVVEKDEGGEAGEEADDLAPTGGEDDL comes from the coding sequence ATGACCGCACCGAACAATCGCGAGCGGATCCTGCCCCGTCTCATCGACGAGGAGATCAAGGAGTCGTTCATCAACTACTCGATGAGCGTCATCGTGTCGCGGGCGCTGCCCGACGTGCGCGATGGGCTCAAGCCCGTGCAGCGGCGCGTGCTGTACGCGATGAACGACCTCGGGCTCACGCCGGGACGGCCGTACAAGAAGTCGGCGACGGTGGTCGGCGAGGTGCTCGGCAAGTACCACCCGCACGGCGACTCGTCGGTGTACGACGCGCTCGTGCGCATGGTGCAGGACTTCTCGCTGCGCTATCCGCTCGTCGACGGGCAGGGAAACTTCGGCTCGGTCGACGGCGACCCGGCGGCGGCCTATCGGTACACCGAGGCCCGGCTGACGCGCGTCGCGATGGAGATGCTCGCCGACATCGAGAAGAACACCGTCGACGAGGCGCCGAACTTCGACGACCGCCTCACGGAGCCGCGCGTGCTCCCGTCGGCGCTGCCGAACCTGCTGGTGAACGGCAGCTCGGGCATCGCGGTCGGCATGGCGACGAACATCCCGCCGCACAACCTGCGCGAGGTGGTCTCGGCGCTGCACGCGCTGATCGACAACCCCGAGCTCGACGCGGCGGGGCTGCGGAAGCTCATCAAGGGGCCCGACTTCCCGACCGCCGGCTACATCTACGGCCGCCAGGGGATCAAGGACTACATCGAGACGGGGCGCGGCCGCATCGTGATGCGCGCGCGCGCGGTCATCGAGGAGAAGGAGAGCTCGAACAAGAGCCAGATCGTCGTCACCGAGCTGCCGTATCAGGTGAACAAGGCGCGGCTCGTCGAGCAGATCGCCGAGCTGGTGAAGGAGCAGAAGGTCGACGGCATCAGCGCGCTGCGCGACGAGTCGGACCGCGACGGCATGCGCATCGTGATCGAGCTGAAGCGCGACGCGATCCCGCGCGTGGTGCTGAACCAGCTCTACAAGCACAGCACGATGCAGTCGACGTTCGGCGTCATCATGCTGGCGCTCGTGCCTGATCCGCACACGAAGCAGCTCGTGCCGAAGGTGATGCCGCTCCGCGACGTGCTGCAGCACTACGTCGAGCATCGCCACGACGTCATCGTCCGCCGCACGCAGTTCGACCTCGACAAGGCGCTCGAGCGCGAGCACATCCTCGAGGGGCTCAAGATCGCCGTCGACAACATCGACGAGGTGATCAAGATCATCCGCGCGGCGGCCGACACCGCGGTGGCGAGCGAGCGGCTGCAGAAGCGCTTCAAGCTCAGCGAGCGGCAGGCCGAGGCGATCCTCAACATGCGCCTCGCGAAGCTCACCGGCCTCGAGATCGACAAGCTGGAGGCCGAGCTGAAGGAGGTCCGCGCGACGATCGCCGACCTGCGCGGGATCCTCGCGTCGCGGCCGCGACGCATGGGCATCCTGAAGGACGAGCTCACCGAGGTCGCGGCGAAGTACGGCGACGATCGGCGCAGCGAGATCACGAGCGACGAGGGCGAGTTCACGATCGAGGACCTCATCGCCGAAGAGGACATGGTCGTGACGATCTCGCACTCGGGCTACATCAAGCGCACGCCGGTGACGACGTATCGTCGCCAGCGGCGTGGCGGGCGCGGGCTGTCCGGTCAGGATCTCAAGGACACGGACTTCATCGAGCGGCTCTTCATCGCGAGCACGCACGATTACATCATGATCTTCACGGACGATGGGCGCTGCTTCTGGCTCAAGGTCCACGAGATCCCGCAGGCCGGGCGCGCGACGCGGGGCAAGCCGATCGTCAACCTGATCAACGTCACGCCCGACACCGGCATCCGCTCGATGGTGCCCGTGCGCGAGTTCCGCGAGGACCAGTATCTCCTGTTCTGCACGAAGCAGGGCACGGTGAAGAAGACGTGCCTCTCGGAGTACGGGAACGTCCGCGCGAACGGCGTGAAGGCGATCAAGATCGAGCGCGGCGACGAGCTGATCGACGTGCAGGTCACGAGCGGCACGAACGACATCGTGCTCGCGACGAAGCACGGCCTGTCGATCCGCTTCCATGAGGCCGAGGTGCGCGACATGGGCCGCGACACCACGGGCGTGAAGGGCGTGGAGCTGCGGCCGCAGGACGCGGTCATCAGCATGGTCGTCATCAAGCGCGACGCGACGCTGCTCGTCGTGACCGAGAAGGGGATGGGCAAGGTCACGGACATCGACGAGTACCGCGTGCAGAAGCGCGGCGGCAAGGGGATCATCACGGTCAACCGCACGGAGAAGACCGGCAACGTGGTGTCGCTGATGGAGGTCCTCCCGGAGGACGAGATCATGCTCATCACGAAGCAGGGCATCATCATCCGCTCGGCGGTGAACGAGGTGCGCAACACGGGGCGCAACGCCCAGGGGGTGCGGCTCGTGAACCTGGACGCCAACGACATCGTCTGCTCGGTCGCGCGCGTCGTCGTCGAGAAGGACGAGGGCGGTGAGGCGGGCGAGGAGGCCGACGACCTCGCGCCGACGGGCGGCGAGGACGACCTGTAA
- a CDS encoding threonine ammonia-lyase, with protein sequence MTTTLEPQLVSLDAIRAAAAVLDGVAVRTPLLSAADVVPEGRVWVKPEMLQRGGAFKLRGAYTFMSALDPAQRARGVVAPSSGNHAQAVALAARLYGVPATVVMPTTVSAAKRAGAERLGARVELAGTTTDDRMRRAQEIVDESGGVLVPPYDHPTIVAGQGTAGLEIVDDLPTVRMVLVPIGGGGLSAGVATAVKLLSPDTRVIGVEPSVAPKLSRARAAGRPVHIGANRGLADGLLAVQVGDVPFAHHQRYVDDVVQVDDAALPRAMRALLDRLKLVCEPSGAITIAALMEGLVRPASDGDTVAVLSGGNIEWPGLVALLGDQPGA encoded by the coding sequence ATGACGACGACACTCGAGCCGCAACTCGTCTCGCTCGACGCGATCCGCGCCGCTGCCGCCGTGCTCGACGGGGTGGCGGTGCGCACGCCGCTGCTGTCGGCGGCCGACGTGGTGCCCGAGGGGCGCGTGTGGGTCAAGCCGGAGATGCTCCAGCGCGGCGGCGCGTTCAAGCTGCGCGGGGCGTACACGTTCATGAGCGCGCTCGACCCGGCGCAGCGCGCACGCGGCGTGGTCGCGCCGTCGTCGGGAAACCACGCGCAGGCGGTGGCCCTCGCCGCTCGGCTGTACGGCGTGCCGGCCACCGTCGTCATGCCGACCACCGTGTCGGCGGCGAAGCGCGCCGGTGCCGAGCGGCTCGGCGCGCGCGTGGAGCTCGCCGGCACGACGACCGACGACCGCATGCGCCGCGCGCAGGAGATCGTCGACGAGTCGGGTGGCGTGCTCGTGCCGCCGTACGACCATCCGACGATCGTCGCCGGTCAGGGCACGGCGGGGCTCGAGATCGTCGACGATCTGCCGACCGTGCGCATGGTGCTCGTGCCGATCGGCGGCGGCGGGCTGAGCGCCGGCGTGGCCACGGCGGTGAAGCTGCTCTCGCCCGACACGCGCGTGATCGGCGTCGAGCCGAGCGTCGCGCCGAAGCTCTCGCGCGCGCGCGCCGCGGGGCGGCCGGTGCACATCGGCGCGAACCGCGGCCTCGCCGACGGGCTGCTCGCCGTGCAGGTCGGCGACGTGCCGTTCGCGCACCACCAGCGCTACGTCGACGACGTGGTGCAGGTCGACGACGCCGCGCTCCCGCGCGCCATGCGTGCGCTGCTCGACCGGCTGAAGCTCGTCTGCGAGCCGAGCGGCGCGATCACGATCGCCGCGCTCATGGAGGGGCTCGTGCGCCCGGCATCCGATGGCGACACCGTCGCGGTGCTGAGCGGCGGCAACATCGAGTGGCCGGGGCTGGTCGCGCTGTTGGGCGACCAGCCTGGCGCGTGA
- the dacB gene encoding D-alanyl-D-alanine carboxypeptidase/D-alanyl-D-alanine endopeptidase gives MTYSRFLRRILAVAAVAAACFVPDTSVAAPSPVDTGGTAVEQPKPKKRTTTRKRSTAGRRTTRARRATPAVAPAAGWTRPRGASALSSDLGSILSRKEDGHWGAMVVSLTRGDTLFALAPDDPRTPASTLKMFTSVLALDRLGPNWQFSTDVLRDGAVGGDGTLAGNLYLRGDGDPALSKRWVPGPGLDAPMQELADKVAAAGIKHVKGDLVADASAFESRTIPDGWLSRYAGSGYAAPFSALSLNENIVVVAVYPDGRVVLEPATTGIPVENQVKVTGGGGSSLHIYRSTDGTVVARGSIGKRAAVRRLQLTVADPPRFTAGALRAALASKGITVDGQLRMGQTPANASLVASHKSPPISELIAAMNRESINHFAELLFRNAVRGPKRDTLGSAENGNALLQRFMTTKAGASANAVSVTDGCGLSVLDHVTPRAMIQMLAYAHKAPWSSAFHASLPVAGESELLRNRMKFTPAQGNLHAKTGTTNDVIGLGGYVTAENGEVLAFSFLFNGHDRWNARATIDRMGATMAAFSR, from the coding sequence ATGACGTACAGCCGGTTCCTTCGCCGCATCCTCGCCGTGGCCGCGGTGGCCGCGGCGTGCTTCGTCCCCGACACGTCGGTGGCCGCGCCATCTCCCGTCGATACGGGCGGCACGGCGGTCGAGCAGCCGAAGCCGAAGAAGCGCACGACCACCCGGAAGCGGTCGACGGCCGGACGTCGCACCACGCGCGCGCGCCGCGCGACGCCCGCCGTCGCGCCGGCCGCCGGCTGGACGCGGCCGCGCGGCGCCTCGGCGCTGTCCTCCGACCTTGGCAGCATCCTGTCGCGCAAGGAGGACGGACACTGGGGCGCGATGGTCGTCTCGCTCACGCGCGGCGACACGCTGTTCGCGCTCGCGCCCGACGACCCGCGCACGCCGGCGTCCACGCTGAAGATGTTCACGTCCGTGCTCGCGCTCGACCGGCTCGGCCCGAACTGGCAGTTCAGCACCGACGTCCTGCGCGACGGCGCCGTCGGCGGCGACGGCACGCTCGCCGGCAACCTGTACCTGCGCGGCGACGGCGACCCCGCGCTGAGCAAGCGGTGGGTGCCGGGCCCCGGCCTCGACGCGCCGATGCAGGAGCTCGCGGACAAGGTCGCGGCGGCCGGGATCAAGCACGTGAAGGGCGATCTCGTCGCCGACGCGAGCGCGTTCGAGTCGCGCACCATTCCCGACGGGTGGCTGTCGCGCTACGCGGGCTCCGGCTACGCGGCGCCGTTCTCCGCCCTGTCGCTGAACGAGAACATCGTCGTCGTCGCGGTCTATCCCGACGGCCGCGTGGTGCTCGAGCCGGCGACGACCGGGATCCCGGTCGAGAACCAGGTGAAGGTCACCGGCGGCGGCGGCTCGTCGCTGCACATCTACCGCTCGACCGACGGCACCGTCGTGGCGCGCGGATCCATCGGCAAGCGCGCGGCGGTGCGGCGGCTGCAGCTCACCGTCGCCGATCCGCCGCGATTCACCGCGGGCGCGCTCCGCGCCGCGCTCGCGTCGAAGGGGATCACCGTCGACGGCCAGCTCCGCATGGGACAGACGCCGGCGAACGCGTCGCTCGTCGCCTCGCACAAGTCGCCGCCGATCAGCGAGCTGATCGCCGCGATGAACCGCGAGAGCATCAACCACTTCGCCGAGCTGCTGTTCCGCAACGCCGTGCGCGGCCCGAAGCGCGACACGTTAGGCTCGGCGGAGAACGGCAACGCGCTGCTGCAGCGGTTCATGACGACGAAGGCCGGCGCGTCGGCGAACGCGGTGTCGGTGACCGACGGGTGCGGGCTGTCGGTGCTCGACCACGTCACGCCGCGCGCCATGATCCAGATGCTCGCCTACGCGCACAAGGCGCCGTGGAGCTCCGCGTTCCACGCGTCGCTTCCCGTGGCCGGCGAGTCGGAGCTGCTGCGCAACCGCATGAAGTTCACGCCGGCGCAGGGCAACCTGCACGCGAAGACCGGCACGACGAACGACGTGATCGGCCTCGGGGGCTACGTCACCGCGGAGAACGGCGAGGTGCTCGCGTTCTCGTTCCTGTTCAACGGCCACGACCGGTGGAACGCCCGCGCGACCATCGATCGCATGGGCGCCACCATGGCCGCGTTCAGCCGTTAG
- a CDS encoding zinc-binding dehydrogenase: MRALTLSAHGTLDQLEYRDDLPIPELREPSDVKVRVEAAALNHLDLFVVGGLPNVAITPPWIVGSDGAGIVEAVGASVTTVRPGDRVIVNPGTNCGVCEYCLDGEQPLCPRYRIYGEHLPGFLAEYVVVPERNVRAVPLEVAPESAAAFTLATLTAWRMLVTRAELRPGDEVLIWGIGGGVALAALQIAKRFGATVWVTSGSDDKLARARALGADHTLNHRTDDVPRVIRDRTGKRGVDVVVDNVGEATWSRSLQALGRRGRLVTCGATSGPMVQTDVRRLFWNQWNILGSTMGNDAEFAAIAAELSAGRLLPPIDSVWPLADGRRAYERLASGEQFGKVVVRIGAGT; the protein is encoded by the coding sequence GTGCGCGCGCTGACTCTCTCTGCCCACGGCACGCTCGACCAGCTCGAGTATCGCGACGATCTCCCGATCCCCGAGCTGCGCGAGCCGTCCGACGTGAAGGTGCGCGTCGAGGCCGCCGCGCTGAATCATCTCGACCTGTTCGTCGTCGGCGGGCTGCCGAACGTCGCCATCACGCCGCCGTGGATCGTCGGGTCCGATGGGGCCGGGATCGTCGAGGCGGTCGGCGCATCGGTGACGACGGTGCGGCCGGGCGACCGGGTGATCGTGAACCCCGGCACGAACTGCGGCGTCTGCGAGTACTGCCTCGACGGCGAGCAGCCGCTGTGCCCGCGCTATCGCATCTACGGCGAGCACCTCCCGGGATTCCTCGCCGAGTACGTCGTCGTGCCCGAGCGCAATGTGCGCGCGGTGCCGCTCGAGGTCGCGCCCGAGTCGGCCGCCGCGTTCACGCTCGCGACGCTCACCGCGTGGCGCATGCTCGTCACGCGGGCCGAGCTCCGGCCGGGCGACGAGGTGCTGATCTGGGGGATCGGCGGCGGCGTCGCGCTCGCCGCGCTGCAGATCGCGAAGCGCTTCGGCGCGACCGTGTGGGTGACGAGCGGCAGCGACGACAAGCTCGCGCGCGCCCGCGCGCTCGGCGCCGACCACACCCTGAACCACCGCACCGACGACGTGCCGCGCGTCATCCGCGACCGCACGGGCAAGCGCGGCGTGGACGTGGTCGTGGACAACGTCGGCGAGGCGACGTGGTCCCGATCGCTCCAGGCGCTCGGCCGGCGCGGACGGCTCGTGACGTGTGGCGCGACGTCGGGGCCGATGGTGCAGACGGACGTGCGCCGGCTGTTCTGGAACCAGTGGAACATCCTCGGCTCGACGATGGGCAACGACGCGGAGTTCGCGGCGATCGCCGCCGAGCTGAGTGCCGGCCGCCTGCTGCCGCCGATCGATTCCGTGTGGCCGCTGGCGGATGGCCGGCGCGCGTACGAGCGACTCGCGAGCGGCGAGCAGTTCGGCAAGGTCGTGGTGCGCATCGGAGCCGGCACATGA
- a CDS encoding saccharopine dehydrogenase family protein: MRMLVLGAGLQGSACAFDLLQNPDVVEVRLADLNVSHLPAFLAPYTDAAKLAGAKPRLLPTPLDAKDTEAVRALMRQSDAVMSALPYYFNGPMARHAVECGAHFCDLGGNTEIVFEQKQLDAAAKEAKVSVIPDCGLAPGMVNILAQHGIDLLQRDGADVQSVRIFVGGLPQHPEPPLNYQIVYSLEGVLDYYTTLSWVVRDGKRHQVRALSEIEPVAFESHPELGTLEAFHTAGGLSTMGFRYEGKIPTMEYKTLRYPGHAQMMEAMRELGFFGLEPVEVKGVRVVPRDVALALMQPRLTKPQGRDLVALRVVVEGTKGGTAVSRGWELVDRYDDTRGVSAMMRTTGYSLSITGQLQASGAIPAGVCTPDECVPAERYVAELAKRGIEIEPIA; this comes from the coding sequence ATGCGGATGCTCGTCCTCGGCGCGGGGCTGCAAGGCTCGGCCTGCGCGTTCGACCTGTTGCAGAACCCCGATGTCGTCGAGGTCCGCCTCGCCGACCTCAACGTGTCGCACCTCCCGGCGTTCCTCGCGCCGTACACCGACGCCGCGAAGCTCGCCGGCGCGAAGCCACGACTGCTCCCCACGCCGCTCGACGCGAAGGACACCGAGGCGGTGCGCGCGCTCATGCGTCAGAGCGACGCGGTGATGAGCGCGCTGCCGTACTACTTCAACGGCCCGATGGCGCGCCACGCGGTGGAGTGCGGCGCGCACTTCTGCGACCTCGGCGGCAACACCGAGATCGTCTTCGAGCAGAAGCAGCTCGATGCAGCGGCGAAGGAAGCGAAGGTGTCCGTGATCCCCGACTGCGGGCTCGCGCCGGGGATGGTGAACATCCTCGCGCAGCACGGCATCGATCTCCTGCAGCGCGACGGCGCCGACGTGCAGTCGGTGCGCATCTTCGTCGGCGGGCTGCCGCAGCATCCCGAGCCGCCGCTGAACTACCAGATCGTGTACTCGCTCGAGGGAGTGCTCGACTACTACACGACGCTGTCGTGGGTCGTGCGCGACGGCAAGCGCCACCAGGTGCGCGCGCTCTCCGAGATCGAGCCGGTGGCGTTCGAGTCGCACCCGGAGCTCGGCACGCTCGAGGCGTTCCACACCGCGGGTGGGCTGTCCACGATGGGCTTCCGCTACGAGGGGAAGATCCCGACGATGGAGTACAAGACGCTCCGCTACCCCGGCCACGCGCAGATGATGGAGGCGATGCGCGAGCTCGGCTTCTTCGGCCTGGAGCCGGTGGAGGTGAAGGGCGTGCGCGTCGTGCCGCGCGACGTCGCGCTCGCGCTCATGCAGCCGCGGCTCACGAAGCCGCAGGGGCGCGACCTCGTCGCGCTGCGCGTCGTCGTGGAGGGCACGAAGGGCGGCACCGCGGTGAGTCGCGGCTGGGAGCTCGTCGATCGCTACGACGACACGCGCGGCGTGAGCGCGATGATGCGGACGACCGGCTACTCGCTGTCGATCACCGGACAGCTCCAGGCGAGCGGCGCGATCCCCGCCGGCGTCTGCACGCCCGACGAGTGCGTCCCGGCCGAGCGCTACGTGGCGGAGCTGGCGAAGCGCGGGATCGAGATCGAGCCGATCGCCTAA
- a CDS encoding mechanosensitive ion channel family protein, producing the protein MTFFDRIQQSFAQLGTFFPSLLGALVILFAGYLLAKLLEKGTIRLLKRVRLNDMLARGGVLHAVERSGTQFNPVRIIANLVFWFVMFGVMLIAANALGFDQLANVFSELVSYIPSVIAAIVIVIVGIVLGGFVGGLIMASAGGLHGGPTLARVGRIGIIVIAVFMALQELGIATDIVTTAFAILFGAVALALALSFGLGNRELAGQVTREWYERYKAERAAIDREAARAEMEDEADTGEHGLP; encoded by the coding sequence ATGACCTTCTTCGACCGCATTCAACAGAGCTTCGCGCAGCTCGGCACGTTCTTCCCCTCGCTGCTCGGCGCGCTCGTCATCCTGTTCGCGGGCTACCTGCTCGCGAAGCTGCTGGAGAAGGGGACGATCCGTCTGTTGAAGCGCGTGCGGCTGAACGACATGCTCGCGCGCGGCGGCGTGCTGCACGCGGTCGAGCGGTCGGGCACGCAGTTCAACCCGGTGCGCATCATCGCGAACCTCGTGTTCTGGTTCGTGATGTTCGGCGTGATGCTCATCGCCGCGAACGCGCTCGGCTTCGACCAGCTCGCGAACGTGTTCTCCGAGCTGGTGAGCTACATCCCGAGCGTCATCGCCGCGATCGTGATCGTCATCGTCGGCATCGTGCTCGGCGGGTTCGTGGGCGGGTTGATCATGGCGTCGGCCGGCGGGCTGCACGGCGGGCCGACGCTCGCGCGCGTGGGGCGCATCGGCATCATCGTCATCGCCGTGTTCATGGCGCTGCAGGAGCTCGGCATCGCCACCGACATCGTCACGACGGCGTTCGCGATCCTGTTCGGCGCGGTGGCGCTCGCGCTCGCGCTCTCGTTCGGCCTGGGCAACCGCGAGCTCGCGGGCCAGGTCACGCGCGAGTGGTACGAGCGCTACAAGGCCGAGCGCGCGGCGATCGACCGCGAGGCCGCGCGCGCGGAGATGGAGGACGAGGCGGACACGGGCGAGCACGGTCTACCGTGA